ACCTGCCAACTTGTAACCCCCTACTTCTTCGCCAGCCCCGCCACTGTCGCCTCCGTGTTGTGCCCGAAGCGAAGGCCGTAGATGCCGTCGGTCGAGGCGATTTTACCCGCCCCGATCACGTCCGACTTCGCATAACTGCCCACAACCGTTCCATTGATCGCGCATTCCACTTTATCCCCCTTGACGGAGAGCGCGACTTCCTGTTTGACGGCCGTGCCTTTGTCAGCCGCCTTGTTCACGGCGGGGTTGGCTTCGGGGCGCCGGCCGTTCATCTGGAATGGCTCAGGTCCGAATCCGCGGACGATAAACGTGCCGTTGCCGTAGGCCGCGCAGTAGAGGTAGCTCTGCGTATCGGTGCCCAGGTTCGCGCCGCCAATGAAGAGGCCGTAAGGATGCGGGTGGTCTCCCATCGCCATATACCCCGGCTCCTCAAACGTGGCAGATATCGTGTAATCGCCGGTAGCCGTGTTTTCGGGATGCCAGTAGGACACGGACGGGCCGGTCTTTGCGTGGAGCATGTCGCCATGGGCGGAGAGGCTGGCGTTGGCGAGCACCTGACCCTTTGCGGCCTCGCCGGCGTCTACCGCGCCGGTCCATCCCGGAACGGAGATGCCGCCGTCGGTGACGGCGTGGGAGGCATCATGTTGGGCCAGCGCGGAGCCGGCGGAGAAAACGAATAAGGCGAGAGCAAGCGGTAGGAAAGCGAAGCGAGTGCGGTGCATGGAAGTCCCTTGGTTGGATAGTATCTTGCTCAAAGATAACCGCGGCGCCCCCCACAGGCAAGCCGCGGTAGGGCCGGCAGATGAATGATCCATGATCGACAACGCACTTTTTTTCTCCGAGATGCCGGTCCATCATCTCCCCCTTAGCGTGCTGCTGGGCCGCGAGGAGCTCTTTGTGGACGTCCCCGAAAGCTGGCATGTGGTGGTGACGGACATTAAAAATTCCACCCTGGCCCACCGGGAAGGGCGACACGAGGAGGTGAACCTGATCGCAACCGGCAGCATCATCGCCACGCTGAATCTGGCTCGACGCGCCAATCTGGCCGTGCCGTTTTTTTTCGGGGGAGACGGTGCGACCATGATCGTGCCGCCGCCTCTCCTGGCGCCCCTTATCGGCGCCCTGAATCAACACCGCGAGCTTACCCTGATGAACTTCGGGATGGACCTGCGCGTCGGGGCAGTTTCGGTGAGCGCCCTGCGGGACGCCGGCCACGAGCTGCGCATCAGCAGGCTGCACGTAACCGACTACCACGCGATCACCATCTTACTCGGTAGCGGGCTATCGGAGGCGGAGCGTCGCGTCAAAGGCGAGGAAGGTGTAAGGCCGGCCGTAACGCCGGACGATCTGCTGGATCTGAGCGGGATGGAGTGCCGATGGGATCGCATCAAGCCACCTCACGCGGGGTTGGAGGTAGTTTGCCTGCTTGTCACCGCCGGCGCCGGGCGGTCACAGGCGCCGATTTTTCGGCGGGTCATTGACCTGATCGACACGACGTACGGTCCACCCGCCGCCCGCAACCCGGTAACGATCGACCGGCTGCAACTCCGTGGGACGCTCCAAAAAATCGGGATTGAGATGCGCGCTCGCCTCGGACGGTTCAGCCTGCCCTATCTCATCAAATCCTGGTTGATCACCCGCGCTGGAGGGATGTTCTACTTTGCCCTAAGGGCTGGAAACCGGTACAAGAAGCAGCTGGTAGAGCAGACGGATACGCTGGTGATCGACGGACGCATCAACACGGTCATCGCCGGCACGGCGCGGCAGCGCGCGCAGCTGGCGGACGGTCTCTCCGTCCTGGAGCGTAATGGGGAGATCGCCTACGGTATGTTCGTGTGCCGCGAGTCCGTTATGTCCTGTTACGTCACCGACCGGACGGACCGGCATATTCACTTCGTCGACGGATCCGATGGCGGCTACACAATGGCGGCGACCGAACTGAAACGTAAGCTCCGCCGCAACGCTACGTAAGCGATGCTAATTAACCAGCGCAATAAGCGAGGCGAGCGAGAAGCCGACGGCCCCGCCGAGGATGCCGATGTAGAGGTTTCGGACCTGCCGACCGCGCAGGCTCTTCTCGGTGAGCTCGACAGATCGGTCGAGCTGCTCGTTCAGATAATCGATCTGCTCGATGAGTTGCGCATTAGCACTCGCGTGGGCATCGACGCGCATCTCCTGCAGGCCAATGATCTCCTCGAGTTTGGCCAGCTTCACCACCTGGATGGAATCGACGCGCTGCCATTCGAGGTCGCGCAGCGCGTAGAGGCTTTTTTGCTCCTCCAGGTCCCGCACGATGGCAATCCCGCTTGCGAAGACGGCCTGTTTAACCACGACGAGCGGGTAGTTGGCGGGCGGCAGCCGGCGCTGAAGATCGCCCAGGCTCGCGCTGTCCGGCACGGCCAGGTAATGCACCTCGAGCGGCGCGCCATCTGGCGGGGTGAACCGCTCCATCCGCTCGACAAACTGGGCCCGAGCCGGCGCGAGACACGCCAGGAACAAGACCGCGACGAGCCAGCCGACACGGGACGAGTGAGGAGAAGAGGTGCTGTTCATGGATGGATGACGGTTGGATGATGGCGTTACTGACCGGGCGACTCCACGACCGGGGCAATGACCGGGGCGGGAGGCGGGACGGCGAAAGAGCCGGCGGAGGTGACAGCAGCCATCACGCTATCGATGCCGCCCTGGAGCTGGCGGATTTCCTGCCCAAAGGCCTGAATTTCTTGCTCGGAATACGCCTCTTTCCGGTCGAGATGCTCGATAAACGTCCGCGCGTGGGCGATACGGCCCAGCAGGATACTATCCTTTTCGGCGGCGATGCGGTTGATTTCGGCCACGGCGGCGACGATCTCGGTCTGTCGCTGCCGGATGGTGTCGATCTCTCGGTTGATTTCCTGCTTCCGGGCGCTCTCGCCGCGGATGTAGGCGCCGGAGAAGAAGACGCCGATCACGAGAGTGATCAGGCTGATGATGTGGCTGTTCAGCACATTCCGGCCGGCCAACGGAGCCGGGGTGGCCGCGTCTTCGGACGTCGCGGCGTGATCGGGTGGATTTGTTGGCTGAATGTCTGGCGGATGATCAGGCACGGGCTCCATGGCGTCCTCGGTTATGGCGTCCTCAGTTCGATCGGATGGTGAAGCCCTGGAAGGCCGGCCCCAAGGGCGCCGCGATCGCCGGGCGGGGGCGTTCGATGGCCCGCTGGCGCTCTGCCAGGGCGCGGCGCGCAGCGGCCTCCTCGGCATTGAGTACGGCCAGTTCCTCGTAGGTGGACTCAATCTCGGCCACCAGCCGCCGGTCTTCGGCTTCGAGCGTCGCGGTGATCGTGGCGACACGCGCCATCGTCTCCTCCGTCAGCGCCTCGATATCGCGCATCTGCTCCCGAATTTCCTCCTTCCGCACCCGCTCGCCCTGCAGGAACGAGCCCGCACAAAAAACCGACAGCATCAGCGCCCCAATGCTCACATAGCCGGCGTTCGCTCCGATGAAGGTAAGGATGAGGTGCATGGTTGCAGGTTGGCAGGTTGCAGGTTGGCAGGTTGCAGGTTGGCAGGTTTCCCCTTATTGTCGCGTAGCGACATACCCCCTATCCCCACATATCCATGCGGGGAAAATGGGCCTATCACGGCGCATAGATCACCGGCGTAAAATGGGTAATTCGGAAGGCGCTACCCGGGCTCAAGAGGCGCTTGCGGAGGTAGACGCCCCCGCCGTCGCGCTGGTCCCCGGCGTCGCCGGGACCGGTATTACCTTCGATGGTGGTGCCGGCCTGACCCTCCCAATCGACGACAAACCCGACGTGCCCCGTCGGGTCCGATGGGTCGCGTTTGGCCTTCCAGACGACAATCGTCCCGGGATCGATTTTAACAGTCCCACGCTGGACGATCCGGGCCTCGATGCTTTTGTGCGTCACAAAGTCGAGCGCCCTCGCCGAGCGCACCTTCGGCTCCTCAATGGCGCCGGCCTGTCTGAGCGCGTACGACACAAACGCCGCGCAATACGGGTAACTACGCCAGTCTCCGAACCGGTCCTTCGTGGGTTTGAGGTTGACGGCGGCGAGAAACATCTCCACTTCTTGACCCCGATTCGAATCCTTCGGCCGCTCGACCACGCCGAGATAGGTCCGCGCCGTATCCAGGTGGACGAGCGAGGCCACGGGCCGCGTTTCCGGCACGGCCATCAACGAGTCACCCACATGGATCTCGTGAGGATTAAACAGCAGGGAATCCTCGGGCGTAATGTCCGGGTCGATGGACACCGAATGGATACTCACCTCTGCGATCTGGAAGGCGCCGGCTTCGCGGATGGCGGCGATGTTGCGGACGATATCCTCCTGAAGCAACGCAATTTCGCGGCCGAGCGAATCGATCCGCACCCGGGCGAGCTTCTCGTCCCGTTTCAGGAATTCGATGTCCACCCGGGCGCTATCGATCCGGGCGCGAAACAGGCTGTCCTTGCGGGCCGTCACGCGCCGGATGTCGTCAAGAACAGAATTGATCTCCG
The DNA window shown above is from Rhodothermales bacterium and carries:
- a CDS encoding DUF3095 family protein yields the protein MIDNALFFSEMPVHHLPLSVLLGREELFVDVPESWHVVVTDIKNSTLAHREGRHEEVNLIATGSIIATLNLARRANLAVPFFFGGDGATMIVPPPLLAPLIGALNQHRELTLMNFGMDLRVGAVSVSALRDAGHELRISRLHVTDYHAITILLGSGLSEAERRVKGEEGVRPAVTPDDLLDLSGMECRWDRIKPPHAGLEVVCLLVTAGAGRSQAPIFRRVIDLIDTTYGPPAARNPVTIDRLQLRGTLQKIGIEMRARLGRFSLPYLIKSWLITRAGGMFYFALRAGNRYKKQLVEQTDTLVIDGRINTVIAGTARQRAQLADGLSVLERNGEIAYGMFVCRESVMSCYVTDRTDRHIHFVDGSDGGYTMAATELKRKLRRNAT
- a CDS encoding CHAP domain-containing protein, whose translation is MGSKHTSLIALIVAVFFAGVYLRGERARKQEIQLELDALRTRQTEINSVLDDIRRVTARKDSLFRARIDSARVDIEFLKRDEKLARVRIDSLGREIALLQEDIVRNIAAIREAGAFQIAEVSIHSVSIDPDITPEDSLLFNPHEIHVGDSLMAVPETRPVASLVHLDTARTYLGVVERPKDSNRGQEVEMFLAAVNLKPTKDRFGDWRSYPYCAAFVSYALRQAGAIEEPKVRSARALDFVTHKSIEARIVQRGTVKIDPGTIVVWKAKRDPSDPTGHVGFVVDWEGQAGTTIEGNTGPGDAGDQRDGGGVYLRKRLLSPGSAFRITHFTPVIYAP